The nucleotide sequence ATGTCGGATCAGGGAGATGCGTCGTTGACCAATGACCCCGGTTCCGGTTTCGCCGCAGTGTGGAATGCCGTCGTCGCTGAGCTCAACGGAGAACCCAACACTGATGGTGATGCCGGCACCGGCACCACTTTGACCAGTCCACTAACCCCCCAGCAAAGAGCTTGGTTGAACCTCGTCCAACCGCTCACCATCGTTGAGGGGTTTGCTCTGCTGTCGGTCCCGAGCAGCTTTGTGCAAAACGAGATCGAACGCCACCTGCGCACCCCGATCACCGCAGCGCTGAGCCGTCGGCTTGGACAACAGATCCAGCTCGGGGTCCGCATCGCCCCGCCGCCCGCCGACGATGATGACGATTCGGTGGTCGCTGCGGTCGAGGACCCCGGCCTCGAAGCGTCACCAGAAACGTCACAAGAAGTCTCCGACGAGATCGATGACTTTGGCGAAAACGCGCCAAATTCGCGGCAAAGCTGGCCGACGCACTTCAAGAAGCGCTCAACCGACGCTGATACCAGCGCTAGCGCCGGCGGTACCAGCCTCAACCGCCGCTACACGTTCGACACCTTCGTCATCGGAGCCTCCAACCGATTCGCGCACGCGGCCACTCTGGCGATCGCCGAGGCACCCGCCCGTGCCTACAACCCACTTTTCATCTGGGGCGAGTCCGGACTGGGCAAAACACACCTGCTGCACGCCGCGGGGAACTACGCACAGCGTTTGTTCCCGGGCATGCGCGTCAAATACGTGTCCACCGAGGAATTCACCAACGACTTCATCAACTCGCTGCGTGATGACCGCAAAGTCGCCTTCAAACGCAGCTACCGCGACGTCGACGTATTGCTCGTCGATGACATCCAGTTCATCGAAGGCAAAGAAGGTATCCAGGAAGAGTTCTTCCACACCTTCAACACGTTGCACAACGCGAACAAGCAGATCGTGATCTCCTCGGACCGGCCGCCCAAACAGCTGGCCACTCTCGAAGACCGGCTCAGAACCCGGTTCGAGTGGGGACTGATCACCGACGTTCAACCCCCCGAGCTGGAAACCCGCATCGCGATCTTGCGTAAGAAGGCGCAGATGGAGCGACTCGCGGTGCCCGACGATGTCCTAGAACTGATCGCCAGCAGCATCGAACGCAACATTCGCGAACTCGAGGGTGCGCTCATCCGTGTCACCGCGTTTGCCTCGTTGAACAAGACGCCCATCGACAAGGCACTTGCCGAGATCGTGCTGCGTGATCTGATCGCCGACGCCGGCACCATGCAAATCAGCGCGGCCACCATCATGGCTGCCACCGCCGAGTACTTCGACACCACGGTCGAGGAGCTCCGCGGCCCTGGCAAGACCCGAGCGCTGGCTCAGTCGCGACAGATCGCGATGTACCTGTGCCGGGAGCTCACTGACCTGTCACTACCCAAGATCGGCCAGGCATTCGGGCGCGACCACACCACGGTCATGTACGCCCAGCGCAAGATCCTGTCCGAAATGGCCGAGCGCCGTGAGGTCTTCGATCACGTCAAGGAGCTCACCACCCGCATTCGGCAGCGCTCCAAGCGCTGATCCGCGGCCGGCTCCAGTAATTTCTGCAAAAAAACTTCTCTCACGTTAGTCACACGAGTTACACGACACCGGTGTGTGTAGTCCTGTGCACAAACGGCTGCAGACATTCATGTAATTTTCGGACTGGAGTGCACACCGCCCGTCCCATCCCCAACAGGCCAACACAGACCACACAGCCACCCGCAGCCTGATCCACAGCCCCACCGGTCCTCTAGCTGCGTCAAGACCCGGCTGTCCCCAGAATTAACACCCCTTATTACTGTTATTGAGATCTCTTCGATGTTTGTTCTTTGAAGAACAGCGTTGGGGACATCCGCTACACAGCGCCGCATCGCAGCGCGTGTCGGCTGACTTGTCGTCACTGACAGCGAGCTTTCAAGTTCGGGCTTGAAGCTCTACGGTTGGTGTTCGACTGTCGTTGCGGACGTCTTGGTGTAACTACACGCCACTGACGTACGAGGCGGTCAGTCCCACCTGCCGGCGACAAAGTCGGCTCATGGATTTACGGATTTTGAACTCACTGTTAGGTGAAGGGACGCAATGGACGCGGCTACGACACGAGCTGGTCTCACCGACTTGAAATTTCGTTTGGTGCGCGAGTCCTTCGCCGATGCGGTGTCGTGGGTCGCAAAAAACTTGCCCACCAGGCCTGCGGTGCCGGTG is from Mycobacterium marinum and encodes:
- the dnaA gene encoding chromosomal replication initiator protein DnaA; amino-acid sequence: MTNDPGSGFAAVWNAVVAELNGEPNTDGDAGTGTTLTSPLTPQQRAWLNLVQPLTIVEGFALLSVPSSFVQNEIERHLRTPITAALSRRLGQQIQLGVRIAPPPADDDDDSVVAAVEDPGLEASPETSQEVSDEIDDFGENAPNSRQSWPTHFKKRSTDADTSASAGGTSLNRRYTFDTFVIGASNRFAHAATLAIAEAPARAYNPLFIWGESGLGKTHLLHAAGNYAQRLFPGMRVKYVSTEEFTNDFINSLRDDRKVAFKRSYRDVDVLLVDDIQFIEGKEGIQEEFFHTFNTLHNANKQIVISSDRPPKQLATLEDRLRTRFEWGLITDVQPPELETRIAILRKKAQMERLAVPDDVLELIASSIERNIRELEGALIRVTAFASLNKTPIDKALAEIVLRDLIADAGTMQISAATIMAATAEYFDTTVEELRGPGKTRALAQSRQIAMYLCRELTDLSLPKIGQAFGRDHTTVMYAQRKILSEMAERREVFDHVKELTTRIRQRSKR